The Anopheles coluzzii chromosome 2, AcolN3, whole genome shotgun sequence genome window below encodes:
- the LOC120951659 gene encoding uncharacterized protein LOC120951659 translates to MMRSFGPLAARLIGHGQGLPAPVGRHQRYWSQRCVRLLSTKRQVKYLEDTIFPPENGLEQNSLYDNNIPVPHVTLDHYLWDQFSQWANKTAVVCGITGRNYTYGTLRDHCAALAIRLQRKLHLNFGQTLAVCLPNIPEFPLVTFGGIEAGLVVTTINPIYTAEEISRQLVDSDAKVLIGLASNYAVLREAAQQAKRDIPIVCIRCTNDESLPAGAIDFAELSNPKGIHYSELRQHDRTADDIVFLPYSSGTTGMPKGVELTHLNIVSNSEMLAVKAGNGTVVLPTTDTFQDVLPCVLPFFHIYGLTVTMISKLRQGCKLVTLPNFKPDTFLNALAEHKGTVLHLVPPIIIFLGHHDGVKPRHTDSIRNVFSGAAPMGTPDAERFTARAPNAEFIQGYGLTETAPVVLMGALGSRNYASVGSPCPRTQAKIVDLNDPTNTALGPNQSGELLVRGPQVMKGYHNNRKATDEMIIEGGWLRTGDIAHYDEQLQFYITDRLKELIKVKGFQVPPAELEELLRSHEAVADAAVVGMPHPVAGEVPRAFVVPKAGARVSEDALKAFIAEKVAVYKRLEGGVTFLDSIPKNASGKILRRQLKLEHCS, encoded by the exons ATGATGCGCTCCTTTGGACCGTTGGCCGCCCGGCTTATTGGGCATGGGCAGGGGCTCCCCGCGCCGGTCGGCCGGCACCAGCGCTACTGGAGCCAGCGGTGCGTACGGCTGCTCAGCACCAAGCGGCAGGTGAAGTATCTCGAGGACACCATCTTCCCGCCGGAGAACGGCCTGGAGCAGAACTCGCTGTACGACAACAACATCCCGGTGCCGCACGTTACCCTCGACCACTACCTGTGGGACCAGTTCAGCCAGTGGGCCAACAAGACGGCAGTG GTTTGCGGTATTACTGGGCGCAACTACACCTACGGCACGCTGCGCGATCACTGTGCGGCACTGGCGATCCGATTGCAGCGGAAGTTGCACCTAAACTTCGGCCAAACGCTCGCCGTGTGTCTGCCCAACATTCCAGAGTTCCCACTCGTCACGTTCGGTGGTATTGAGGCCGGACTGGTGGTGACGACGATTAACCCGATCTACACGGCAG AAGAAATTTCCCGCCAGCTGGTGGACAGCGACGCCAAGGTGCTGATCGGACTGGCATCCAACTATGCAGTATTAAGGGAGGCGGCACAGCAGGCCAAGCGCGACATACCGATCGTCTGCATCCGGTGCACCAACGACGAAAGCCTGCCGGCCGGTGCGATCGACTTTGCCGAGCTTTCCAACCCGAAAG gcaTTCACTACAGCGAGCTGCGGCAGCACGATCGCACCGCGGACGATATCGTCTTCCTGCCCTACTCGTCCGGCACGACCGGCATGCCGAAGGGGGTCGAGCTGACGCACCTGAACATTGTCTCCAACAGTGAGATGCTGGCGGTAAAGGCAGGCAACGGCACGGTGGTGCTGCCCACCACCGACACCTTCCAGGACGTGCTGCCGTGCGTGCTGCCCTTCTTCCACATCTACGGCCTCACGGTGACGATGATCTCGAAGCTGCGGCAGGGCTGCAAGCTGGTCACGCTGCCCAACTTCAAACCCGACACGTTCCTGAACGCGCTCGCCGAACACAAGGGCACGGTGCTGCATCTCGTCCCACCGATAA TTATCTTCCTCGGCCATCACGACGGCGTCAAGCCACGGCACACCGACTCCATCCGGAACGTGTTCTCGGGCGCGGCGCCGATGGGAACGCCCGACGCCGAACGCTTTACCGCACGCGCCCCGAACGCCGAGTTCATCCAGGGGTACGGGCTGACGGAAACGGCACCGGTGGTGCTGATGGGTGCGCTTGGCTCGCGTAACTACGCCTCCGTTGGATCGCCCTGTCCCCGCACGCAGGCGAAAATTGTCGACCTGAACGATCCCACCAACACGGCCCTGGGGCCGAACCAGTCCGGCGAGCTGCTCGTCCGGGGGCCGCAGGTCATGAAGGGCTACCACAACAACCGCAAGGCGACGGACGAGATGATCATCGAGGGCGGGTGGTTGCGCACGGGCGACATCGCGCACTACGACGAGCAGCTGCAGTTCTACATCACCGACCGGCTGAAGGAGCTGATCAAGGTGAAGGGCTTCCAGGTGCCGCCGGCCGagctggaggagctgctgcGGTCGCACGAAGCGGTGGCCGATGCCGCGGTCGTCGGCATGCCGCACCCGGTGGCGGGCGAGGTGCCGCGAGCCTTCGTCGTACCGAAGGCGGGCGCGCGCGTCTCCGAGGACGCACTGAAGGCGTTCATCGCGGAGAAGGTGGCCGTGTACAAGCGGCTCGAGGGTGGCGTCACCTTTCTGGACAGTATTCCGAAGAACGCGTCGGGCAAGATCCTGCGGCGGCAGCTTAAGCTCGAGCACTGCTCGTAG
- the LOC120951658 gene encoding ATP-binding cassette sub-family B member 10, mitochondrial codes for MFINLLRGSESKIRSCTFRPLHHLASRNGLERTAASGRNTRHCAGGKRSYISTSRYSVAEDRFRNRQLIAGNLWAEASPRRHLASNGGKVEESAKNGAIAGKEPDSIAKQPAKLQLRSSDVKRLLGFAKSEQWNITGGIGCLIISSAITMSVPFGLGKILDIIYASSAETGMAKEKLDQFCLLLGGIFLLGGLANFGRVYLFSNASLRITKNIRAKVYSSMLNQEAGWFDRKGTGELVNRLSSDTYLVGNSLSMNLSDGLRSTAMILAGTGMMIYTSPHLALVGMCIVPCVAGGAVVYGRYVRNITRELMDKYAEIMKIGEERLGNVKTVKVFCKERFEKQLFSEQLLDALNIGYRETKARATFYGMTGLSGNIIILSVLYYGGTMVNNAEMTIGALTSFILYAGYTAISIGGLSNFYTELNKGVGSASRLWEIIDRKYAIPIDGGIEVSNPPAGQIQFRDVVFHYPSRPDAPILNGVNLTIEPGTSTAVVGRSGSGKSTIASLMLRLYDPAQGCVRLDGTDLRDLNPSSLRRHIGAVNQEPVLFSGSIRENILYGLNMGEKISESAFQRVVREAHVDEFVRHFPDGLDTLVGQRGVMLSGGQKQRVAIARAIIRNPKILILDEATSALDAVSEELIQNALERLTKNRTVLTIAHRLSTIRNATNIAVLRDGQIVEHGNYAQLIATEGGVFRELVQRQTFSTTAIS; via the exons ATGTTTATAAATTTACTCCGTGGAAGTGAAAGTAAAATCCGCTCGTGTACCTTTCGCCCGCTACACCACCTCGCCAGCAGAAATGGGTTGGAAAGGACGGCAGCCAGCGGCAGAAACACGCGCCACTGTGCTGGAGGAAAGCGATCGTACATCAGCACAAGCCGGTACAGCGTTGCAGAAGACAGATTTCGTAATCGACAGCTGATAGCCGGCAATCTGTGGGCCGAAGCATCTCCAAGGCGTCACCTAGCAAGCAACGGCGGGAAGGTGGAAGAGAGCGCCAAAAATGGTGCAATTGCCGGCAAGGAGCCGGACTCGATTGCGAAACAGCCGGCCAAGCTGCAGCTCCGATCGTCCGATGTGAAGCGTTTGCTGGGCTTTGCGAAATCGGAGCAGTGGAACATTACAG GTGGCATTGGCTGTTTGATAATTTCATCCGCCATCACCATGTCGGTACCGTTCGGGTTGGGCAAAATTCTGGACATCATCTACGCCAGCTCGGCCGAAACGGGCATGGCGAAGGAGAAGCTGGACCAGTTCTGTTTGCTGCTCGGGGGCATCTTCCTGCTCGGCGGACTGGCCAACTTTGGCCGGGTGTACCTGTTCAGCAATGCCT CACTTCGAATAACGAAAAACATCCGCGCCAAGGTGTACAGCTCGATGCTGAACCAGGAGGCCGGCTGGTTCGACCGGAAGGGTACGGGCGAGCTGGTCAATCGGCTGTCCTCCGACACGTACCTGGTGGGCAACTCGCTCAGCATGAACCTCTCGGATGGGTTGCGCTCGACCGCAATGATACTGGCCGGCACGGGCATGATGATCTACACCTCGCCCCATCTCGCGCTGGTCGGCATGTGCATCGTGCCGTGCGTCGCGGGCGGTGCCGTCGTGTATGGCCGCTATGTGCGCAACATTACGCGCGAGCTGATGGACAAGTACGCGGAGATCATGAAGATCGGCGAGGAACGGCTGGGCAACGTGAAGACGGTGAAGGTGTTCTGCAAGGAGCGGTTCGAGAAGCAGCTGTTTTCCGAGCAGCTGCTCGATGCGCTCAACATTGGCTACCGGGAGACGAAAGCACGCGCGACATTTTACGGCATG ACGGGGCTGTCGGGCAACATTATCATCCTCTCGGTACTGTACTACGGCGGCACGATGGTGAACAACGCGGAAATGACGATCGGTGCGCTGACGTCGTTCATACTGTACGCCGGCTACACCGCCATCTCGATCGGTGGGCTAAGCAACTTCTATACCGAGCTGAACAAGGGCGTCGGTTCCGCTAGTAGGCTGTGGGAAATCATCGACAGGAAGTATGCAATTCCGATCGATG GAGGAATTGAGGTGAGTAATCCACCGGCGGGGCAGATTCAGTTCCGTGACGTTGTCTTCCACTATCCATCCCGACCGGACGCACCGATCCTGAACGGTGTAAACTTGACAATCGAACCGGGTACCTCGACTGCCGTCGTGGGACGCAGCGGCTCCGGCAAATCGACCATCGCATCGTTAATGTTAAG GCTTTACGATCCGGCACAAGGATGCGTTCGGCTGGATGGGACCGATCTGCGCGACCTAAATCCCTCCTCACTGCGGCGCCACATCGGAGCAGTTAATCAG GAACCGGTACTGTTCAGCGGCAGCATACGGGAAAACATCCTGTACGGGTTGAACATGGGCGAGAAAATCTCCGAAAGCGCCTTCCAGCGGGTCGTGCGGGAAGCGCACGTGGACGAGTTTGTGCGCCACTTCCCGGACGGGCTGGATACGCTGGTCGGCCAGCGCGGTGTGATGCTGAGCGGCGGCCAAAAGCAACGCGTTGCGATCGCGCGGGCAATCATACGG AACCCCAAAATACTGATCCTGGATGAGGCGACCAGCGCACTGGACGCGGTATCGGAGGAGCTGATACAGAACGCGCTCGAGCGGCTGACCAAGAACCGGACCGTGCTGACGATCGCCCACCGGCTGAGCACGATCCGCAACGCGACCAACATTGCGGTGCTGCGAGATGGGCAGATCGTGGAGCACGGCAACTACGCGCAGCTGATCGCGACCGAGGGTGGCGTGTTTCGGGAGCTGGTGCAAAGGCAAACGTTCAGCACGACGGCGATTAGTTAA